In the genome of Kallotenue papyrolyticum, the window ACTGGCCAAGCTGTTGATGCAACCCGGCATTTTGATCTTCGGCGACACGCCCTTCGGCTGGCGCATCGCCAGCGCGATCTTCGGTGCGTTGGGGCTGGGCCTGTTCTACGCCCTGGGCCATGCGCTGCTCGGCCGTCCGGCGGGGCTGATCGGCGCCGTGCTGTTGTTGTGCGATGGCCTGTGGTTCGTGCAGTCGCGCACGGCCATGAACGACGTCTTCCTGGTGTCTTTTCTGCTGCTGGGCTACCTGGCCTTCTTCCGCTACTTGCAGCGTGCCGATCGCGGGCGCTGGCGCGCGCTGGCGCTGGCCGGTGTGGGGCTGGGCCTGGCACTGGCGACCAAGTGGTCGGCGCTCTATTCGCTGGGGCTGTTGGGATTGGTGGCCGCCGGACGCGAAGGCTGGCGGCTGGTGCGGGCCTGGCGGGGAGACCGCCGTGCGCTGCAGCGCGCGCTGGGCGTGGTGCTGCTGCTGACGGCGATCTTCGTGGCGCTGCCGCTGGCACTGTATGTGGGTGGCTATGCCCAGTTCTTTGCCATGGGCTATACCTGGCAGGACTGGTGGGCGCTGCAGGGGCAGATGCGCTGGTACCACACCCATCTGACCGCCTGCCACGATTGGGCCTCGCCCTGGTGGAGCTGGCCGCTGCTGCTGCGACCGGTCTGGTACTACGTCATGCGTTTTGATGGACTGGAGGCGAACGTCTTCGCGCTGGGCAACCCACTGATCTGGTGGCTGTTCCTGCCGGCGATCGGCTATGTAGCGCGCTGCTGGTGGCAGCGCCACTTCAGCGATGCCGCGCTGGGGCTGATCCTGCTGGGCTTCCTGGGCCAATGGCTGCCCTGGGCGCTCTCGCCGCGCATCTCTTACCTGTACCACATGCTGCCGAGTCTGCCCTTCGGCGTGCTGGCGCTGGCCTATGGGCTCGACCGCCTGCGCCGTCAGACCATCCGCTGGGAGGGTGGTGCGATCGCGGGCTATCGCCTGACGCTGGGCTACCTGGTGCTGGTGGCGCTGACGTTCATCTTCTTCTACCCCCACTACAGTGGCCTGCCCATACCACAGTGGTTGTCGGCGGCCCACTATTGGCTGCCGAGCTGGAATCCGAGCGTGGCCTGGCCGTTCAACTGCCCGCAGCCCACGCTGCTGAGCCGCCTGCTGACGCTGTGGTAGCGTGGGCGGTGTGCTACAATGCCCGATCAGACAACCCAGAGCACACCAAACAAGGAGGTTTCGGTGGTAACGCTCGCTGCAATTGAAGCAGCACGGGCAACGTTGCAGGGGACGATCGTGCCGACGCCGTTGCTGCCGAGCGACCGTTTGAGCAGCGATGTCGGCGGTCGTATCTTTGTCAAAGCGGAGAACACGCAGCGCGCCGGTTCGTTCAAGCTGCGCGGCGCCTATACGCGCATGTGCGCGCTCTCGCCCGACGAGCGGCGGCGCGGGGTGATCGCCCATTCGGCGGGCAACCACGCCCAGGGCGTCGCGCTGGCCGCCAGGTTGCTCGGCATTCCGGCGACGGTGGTCATGCCGGAGTACGCGCCGCTGGCCAAGGTTGCCGCGACGCGCCGCTACGGCGCCAACGTCATTCTCCACGGCGCCTCCTTCGACGATGCGGGTGCGTATGCGCGCACGCTGCAGCAGCAACAAGGGCTGACCTACGTGCACGCCTTCGACGATCCGTTGATTGTCGCCGGGCAGGGCACGGTAGGCCTGGAGATTCTGGAGCAGTTGCCGGAGGTGAGCACGCTGCTCGTGCCGGTGGGGGGTGGTGGCCTGATCGGTGGCATCGCCGTAGCCGTGCGCGCGCGCAAGCCCGGGGTGCGCATTATCGGCGTGCAGGCTGAGGGCTGTCCCTCGGTGCTGCTGTCGCTGGCAGCGGGCGAGCCGGTGAGCGTGCCGCAGGCG includes:
- a CDS encoding phospholipid carrier-dependent glycosyltransferase encodes the protein MSSRKLQPGRAALGGAAAVPAPRFVAALDHQATAWTRLDRWIVVGVMLIGLLLYLVRLGQPPQYIYDEVYHAYTAARLAEGKRDPYMFNTSVPQEDRARFPVAYEWSHPALAKLLMQPGILIFGDTPFGWRIASAIFGALGLGLFYALGHALLGRPAGLIGAVLLLCDGLWFVQSRTAMNDVFLVSFLLLGYLAFFRYLQRADRGRWRALALAGVGLGLALATKWSALYSLGLLGLVAAGREGWRLVRAWRGDRRALQRALGVVLLLTAIFVALPLALYVGGYAQFFAMGYTWQDWWALQGQMRWYHTHLTACHDWASPWWSWPLLLRPVWYYVMRFDGLEANVFALGNPLIWWLFLPAIGYVARCWWQRHFSDAALGLILLGFLGQWLPWALSPRISYLYHMLPSLPFGVLALAYGLDRLRRQTIRWEGGAIAGYRLTLGYLVLVALTFIFFYPHYSGLPIPQWLSAAHYWLPSWNPSVAWPFNCPQPTLLSRLLTLW
- the ilvA gene encoding threonine ammonia-lyase, with the protein product MPDQTTQSTPNKEVSVVTLAAIEAARATLQGTIVPTPLLPSDRLSSDVGGRIFVKAENTQRAGSFKLRGAYTRMCALSPDERRRGVIAHSAGNHAQGVALAARLLGIPATVVMPEYAPLAKVAATRRYGANVILHGASFDDAGAYARTLQQQQGLTYVHAFDDPLIVAGQGTVGLEILEQLPEVSTLLVPVGGGGLIGGIAVAVRARKPGVRIIGVQAEGCPSVLLSLAAGEPVSVPQARTIADGIAVKRPGNVTLPLIRELVDEVITVDDDEIARAIVYTLQHLRLVTEGAGAVGVAALLAGKVRPQPDEQVCVVLSGGNIDANFLARVIEQVLVKQGRYVVLHTSVPDRPGNLARLLRYAADEGANVIDIQHRRAAWQVPLDRTGIELILEVRDEEHGRAVISRLEEAGYCIERVGAGEYPG